The genomic DNA GCCTCATAAGGAACTCGTATGAACGTACCTGTTATGGAGGAACCAACTGTATATTCATCTCCATCCTTCTGGACAGAGAGATCGACAGTCACTTTTGATTCAGGGGTAAGTATCATGTTAAACGACTTCTCTTTCCTTTTTTGATATGGTCAATAACGTTTCTAAATCTACTGGCTCTCCTGCTTCAGGAGTCCTGCTCCCACAGGTTGGACAATCATCGTGTTTTTCCCAATTGGTAATGGATGTCATCTGATAGGTGATCGTATCCAATTCATAAGTTGAGGAGTGGGGAGTACGATCCGCGAATCCTCCCAGATGCTTTGCGATCTCATTTGTTAATAGACCGGTCAAAATTGCGACATTAGGTGGATAAGCTGTATTCCGCTTCTCAAAAGAAACCCCATAGACAGACTTCAACTGGTGCTCGAATTCGCTGCTTTTTCGAAGTGAATCAATCAAACTACAGTCGTAACAGCCACCTTCATCAGAGATAAACTTCTGCCAAAGGATTGTTTTGTTTCCTAATCCACCTTGGAGGAAAGGCTTACGATTCTTCACGCATGCAAAATTGACCCATCTCGTTGAGAGGATAGTAGGTTGATCGATTCCATTCACGATGATATCTGCTTGTTTGACCAGTTCATCAATGCAGCTCGCGTTTACCACTTTTAAGTTATGTACTTCAATTTCTATGTCCTTATTGATTTTTTTTAGACGTTCTCCGGCTGCTACTGTTTTCAGCGTTCCGATTTCATCTTCTGAATAAAGGAACTGTCTGTTCAAGTTGCTTAGTTCTACCGTATCGTAGTCCAGCCCGATGATCTTGCCGACACCTAATCCAGCAAGGCTTGCAGTCAGCATACTGCTTCCGCCGAGACCCAAAACGAGCACGGTCGAATCCTTCAATCTTTCCTGAAATACGTATTTATTTGTTTGGAGATCAGCAAAATTGGAATAGTAATTGATGTTCGCTCGATACCGTTCCTGGTCATGATCACTCAAGGTAGCGATTCTCGTCCCATCGGCATCTTCTATTAGTTTATGTTCATCCAATTCTTCGATCATATCCATGACTTCCTGTTCGGAAACTTGGTGTTCAGCAGCAATATCAGTAATGGATTTTGTACCATCGAGGGAATGTAGAATTTTTCTGATGGTTCCGTCTGCATCTTCAATCTCAAGGCTGCCGTCCTCTAAACCGATTTGAATTTTATCTTCTTGTTCAATGATTGGGGTATAAATCACTTTAAATAACGGTTTCAACACACTTCCTCCTCATTGAAAAATATATGTCTGTAAATGAAAGTAGAAGGGCCAGTCCGATATGCCGTACTCTCCATTGTTGATTTATGTAAAAAAACGATGCTGGAGTGGAGTTTGGCTTGAGTCGGATAGTCCCTTCTACATGGATCCATTTAAGTTATTAATGGATTACCAGTTGTGACGTACAAGTGGTACTAGCTTTTCAACTTTTTTGATTTTGATCTTTTTCATAAAAAGTCCCTCCTTTATGTAAAGTTTCAAAATTCTATATCTTTTGTAAAAATATAGAACTTATATATTTATAATATTTTAAAAACTTACACATTTCAATATATTTCTTATAAAATCTCCAAAATATTTTTCGACACCTATATTATTAAATATATTTACATTTTGATGGTGGGTTTTCTTATCGCTTTTCCCTGGTCCTCATTTGGAAAGTATGTAACAATCGAGGTCAAAAGGTGTGTAAAACAGTTGACTATTTCAATGGAATAATCAATTGGACAGGGAGGTTGTTATGGAAGAGACACATTCATTCATGTCGCTATTCATTGTCGTACTTGTCGCATTCCTCACACCGATTGTATTGAATAAATTCAAGATACAAATCCTTCCGGTAATCGTGGCCGAAATCATGGCAGGACTCATCATTGGAAAAACTGGGTTTGATATTGTAGAAACCGACTCTTTGTTAAAGACGTTATCAACACTTGGTTTCATTTATTTGTTGTTCTTGAGTGGGTTGGAAATTGATTTTTCCATCTTTTCTTCAAAAACGAAAAAGTCGAACAAAAAAGATCCGAGTGGTATCGCACTCCCATTTATCATTTTCGGACTTATGATGGGTCTTTCATATGGCGTTTCCTGGTTGTTTGTATGGGCAGGATTCATTGATAGTGCTTTCCTGATGTCGTTGATTATAGCGACGATATCATTAGGAATCGTCGTTCCGACGTTGAAGGATGCAGGAGTCATCAAGTCTGAGCTTGGTCAAACGATCCTCCTCATTACGGTCATTGCTGATTTGGCTACGATGATTCTTCTTGGGGTGTTCGTTTCGGTCTATTCGCCAGAGGGGAAAAATACCTGGTTATTGTTGCTGCTCTTTGCGGCAGGATTGGCTCTTTATTTTATCGGAAAATATTTCAGGAAACGTTCTACATTTGAAAGCCTGACAAAAGGTACGATTCAAATTGATACGAGGGCCGTTTTCACCTTGATCATCGTACTTGTAGCGCTCTCTCAAAAAGTGGGGGCTGAAAGTATTCTCGGAGCATTTTTGGCTGGTGCACTCGTATCTTTATTGTCACCGAACCCATCAATGGTACAAAAGCTCGATTCCTTCGGTTACGGCTTCTTGATTCCGATCTTCTTTGTCATGATCGGTGTAAGGCTTGATTTATGGGAGTTGTTATCAGACATGCAAGTATTGATGTTAATGCCATTCTTACTGCTTGCATTCATGGTGACGAAGGTTGTTCCGGTTCTATGGTTGAAAAAATGGTATAAGGTGAATACGGTGTTGAGTATCGGTATCCTATTGTCTTCAAAATTGACGTTGGTCATTGCTGCTGCTGAAATTGGCGAACGGATGAATATAGTAGATTCGAGAATGTCTTCCGCAATCATCCTGGTTGGAGTAATCAGCAGTATAGTCGGACCGATTTTCTTCAAAAAGGTATTTCCTAAAACGAGTAAGGGAGAAAAGAAGACGATGGCGATTCTCGGTGCAAACAGTATTACATTGCCATTATCTAAAAAGCTGTATGAAGATTATCAAGTATCGCTCTATCATTTGAACTCGAACAAGCTGGATCAGCATTATTCAGAAGATCATTCATCTATTTATGATGTTCATCTAATAGAAGCTTTCGAGGTAGAGGAGCTTAAGCAAAAAGGAGTTTTCGAGACGGATCTGCTGCTCGTTTCCACCCATGATGATGATGTAAATGCTAACATCGCTATAAAGGCCAAGGAGCATGATATCGAAAGGATTATTGTCCGCATTGAAGATCATGATAAAGCAGAGCGTTTGAGAAATGAGAACATAGAAGTGTATTCTAAATTCGCTTCAACCATCATGCTGTTGGAGGCAATGATCAAATCTCCAAGCATCATGAAGTTATTCACCAATCAGGATAATATGTTATCTGAAGTTGTTGTGAACAATGGCGTCCATGCCGGAAAACCGATTAAACGCCTTGAATTTTTAGGGGATACCATCATTGCCCGTATCTTCAGAGACAATGAGTCGATCGTGCCGCATGGTGATACGGTTCTGAAAGTCGGCGATCGATTGGTTGTCACTGGTAGCAAAGATTGTGTGGAAAGGTTGAAAACGCATATCAATGCATCATGAATAAATGAACGGGAGTGATTAATCACTCCCGTATTTTTTCATAAGAAAAGAGAAAAAGGGAATCATTTTTATTGTACAGTGGATTCATGATATACTGTAATTAGGACTTGGTCATAATAACAAATCATAAGTAACTGAAAATAAAAATTTTCTAGGAGGTCGAATGATGGGTCTTTCATTAGAAAACCGTACATATGTCATCATGGGAGTGGCGAATAAAAGAAGTATCGCTTGGGGTATCGCACGTTCGTTGAGCGAAGCTGGTGCTCGTTTGGTCTTTACGTATGCAGGAGATCGTTTTGAAAAGAACGTTAGGGATCTTGCTGAATCATTAGATCGAAATGATTCTCTTGTTATTCCGTGTGATGTCACAGATGATGAACAAATCAAGGATGCGTTCACACGTATTAAGGAAGAAGTGGGTGTCATCCATGGTGTCGCGCACTGTATCGCGTTTGCGAAAGTGGAAGAACTGAAAGGCGAGTATCTCAATACGACTCGTGAAGGTTTCCTGTTGGCACATAACATCAGCTCTTATTCCTTGACGGCAGTTGCAAAGGAAGCGCGGGAACTCATGACAGAAGGTGGCAGTATCGTAACGATGACTTACCTTGGAGGAGAGCGCGTCGTCAACAATTACAATGTGATGGGTGTTGCGAAAGCCTCGCTTGATGCGAGTGTGAAGTATCTCGCAAATGATCTCGGGAAGGACGGAATCCGTGTAAATGCGATTTCAGCTGGACCGATCCGTACACTCGCAGCCAAAGGTGTTGGTGATTTCAACAGCATTTTGAAAGATATTGAAGAACGAGCACCATTACGCCGTACGACTACAACCGAAGAAGTCGGGGATACCGCGTTATTCCTGATGAGCGACCTGTCAAGAGGTTTGACAGGAGAAATCCTCCATATTGACAGTGGATTCCATCTTCTTGGGAGATAAATATAGTGAATTGAGAAGACCCTATTATCAATAGGGTCTTTTTTTTGTGCATAAAAAAAAGCTGACACTTTTAAGAAAGTGTCAGACAGCCGTTCAACGACTAGATTAGTCGTGAATACGAATACCTTGGATCTGGCGACAGTCAAGGATAACAACATCTCTGTTCCCATAATCTTGAATAAAAGTAGCACAGCAAGTTTCTTCATCGAGACATGAGAAGATCAGGTTATCCGTATCTTCCGTTTCGCCACTGACGATTGCGTCAACTTTCGTACCTGGACGAAGTTTTCGAAGCTGATCACAAATACATCCATCACACTTGGAAGCTCTCTTTTTCTTATTACAGCCGCACTCATTGTCAAATAAACTCATTTCTTTTCCTCCTTCTAGGACAGTTGTATGCACCCTACAATGCATATATTTAAGGGTTACTATACTATATTGACTTGGACGTGGATGTGAATGGGTCAAGACCTACTTGTACCAAAAAATGGATGTTAGCCTGTCCGCTTAAGTCTATTTCTACTAGAAAGGTATGTTTGTCCATACTCAATACCATTAATTAACATATATATAATTGAGCATCTTGTAAGATGTTTAATTTCTTATATAAAGGAGCAAACAAATGGCAACGTATGTGTTTTTACGAGCTTTAGAGGGTCAAACTCTTTCTGAAGTGATGATTGAAGGTATGGATGGCATGATTCTGACAAATGTTGTGCTTGTTCAAGCAAACGCTCAATATGCTATTTTCAACCAGGCTGGATCTGGCGGAATTGGTCAAATCATGGTTCCGATCAACAACATTTCAGGAATCATTATGTAACAGGACGTGAGACTCGGGATGAGTCTCACTCTTTCTTATACTTAAGGAAAGCAAGTATTTTTTTTGGAGCTTTCTTATTAATTTGGAGTGCTGACATGAAAAAGCTAACAATATTGTTCATTACAAAGCCGATGCAGCATCATATTGAACGTAGTACGTATTATCTTGGTAAAGAGCTCGAAAAATTTAGTAATTTGACATATCACCATGTGGATGGAAATCTACCAGATATCATTCGTCAAATGTCTATTAAACCCGATTTCATCCTATTCAATGATTTGAAACCGGATTACTGTCCATGGATGCGAAATGTCGATCAGGTCAAGATTCCAAAAGGGACCCTTGTTCATGACCTTCATTACCGTATTCCTAGAAGGAAGAGGATGTATCAGAAGGATCAGATTCCTCACCTTTTCGTTCAGTATCGTGAAGCGTTCTGCAAATGGTTTCCTGAATTTGTCGATCAAATGATTTGGCTTCCTCATCATGTACCTGCGGAAATCTACCGGGATTACTCATTCGAGAAAGACATTGACATCTTGATGATGGGAAGTCTCATTCCACATCTATATCCGCTTCGATTACGAATGTTCCAGAAGCTAAAGCTGCATCCAGGGTTCAAATATTTTGATCATCCTGGCTATAAAGGAATTCCAGCAGACAACAGATATGTCACCGGACCAAGATATGCGCAAACGATGAATCGAGCGAAAATCTTTTTAACCTGTGATTCAATTTATAAATTTCCAGTCCTGAAATATTATGAAGCACTAGCTTGTAGGACATTGTTGCTTGCCTCAGGTTCAGCTGAACTGAAGGACCTTGGGTTCATAGACAAAGAGACATATGTTGAAGTGAATGAAACGGATTTCTACGAGAAAATAATGTTTTATTTAAAAAACGAGAGTGAACGTAATCGTATTGCATTAAACGGGATGAAACTTGTCCAACAGAAGCATACGACTCAAATAAGAGCAAAAGAGTTGCTCGCACATATCCAACAAATTGTGAAACGATAAAGGAAGGACATTATTATGGGGATTACAAAGCCGAAAGTATCAATTATTATACCGTTTTATAATTGTCCATACGTTGACAGAGCGATTGAAAGTGCCCTGGCTCAAACGTATTCCAATTGTGAAATCATTGTCGTGGATGATGGTTCGACGATGCACATCGACCGAGTCAAACCATATACGAACAAAATCAACTATATTCGAAAAGAAAATGGCGGCACCGCGACCGCATTGAATAGGGGAATTGAAGCAGCATCAGGTGATTACTTCACATGGCTTAGCTCGGATGATCTGTATCACCCTGAAAAAGTCGAAAAGCAGCTTGAATTCATGCAGAATTTGAACGCAGAAATCTGCTACGGCAATTATTATTTGATGAATGAACAAGATGTAATAGATGGAAAACCTGTTGGGGTAGGGGTCAAGTCCAAATGGCATTTCCTTAGGGCGATGAGGTCCGGTTGTATCATCAACGGATGCACCGTAATGGCTCGGATCGACCTGCTGAAGCGTGCAGGTCTATTTGATGAAACTCTCCCTTTTACCCATGATTATGACTTATGGTTGAGGCTATCGTCATATTCTACTTTCCACTACCTACCAGAACCCCTTGTATATTACCGTATTCATGGGAATATGGGATCGAAGAAAAATAAAGCAGCCATAAATATCGAAATCCATACAGTTAAACGGAAGCATCGAGATATGATCAGCCGGTTAATCAACATGAATGCACCACAAAGGCAATCAAGATTCTTCCACAGGTGAACGATTGGAAAACATTTTACGTTTGTCCAATCTATTGATGTATAACCACATAGATTGATATCTAGATTATATAGAAAGGAAGAAAAATATTGGACACATCAAACCAGAACGGTCTGCCGCCCTTTTTCATGAATTCCATTCCGAAGAGCGGTACACACTTACTCAAGCAGATCCTTATGGGCATTCCGGGAATGCAGCACCATCCGGATAAAGGGATATTTGGACACTTTCACACACAACCCCCTAAGCAATTGAATTGGATCAGAACCCTTGATCACAATGAATTTGCAAATGGGCATCTCTATTATTCTCCCGAGTGGGAAGCGTTCTTCAACGAATTGAATATGAAGCAGATCTTTATCTTCAGGGATCCACGTGATGTCATCGTATCCTATGCCTATTTCATACCAAAACTCGAGATCCATCCCTTATATCCAACTTTTAATCAGCCAGGCTTTACCCATCGAGACAGACTAAAGTTCCTTATTGAAGGAGGAGATCCCATCACTTCAACGAAATATGAACAGCCCGATGTGAATAAATGGTTTACGAGCTTCTCAGATTGGATGGACCGGAAAAACATTTTTACAGTGCGGTTTGAAGATCTGACAACATCGAATGTGAAGAAGTATCAGGTTCTCCACAAGATGGTGAAATTCTTATGGGACGATCAACCTGTTCCGTATACACGTCCTGTGATGGTCGGTAAAATGGCCCTGAACATCAAGCCAGAGTCATCGCCAACGTTCCGTAAAGGAAAAAGTGGCGGCTGGCGTGAGGAATTCGATGAAGAACTGAAGCAGCTTTTCAAAGAAAAGGCAGGTCAACTGCTCATCGATCTCGGCTATGAAAAGGATTTAGATTGGTGAAACGGCACTTGGACAAGTGCCGTTTTTTCATTTTTATCCATTTTCATAGGGGGTTGTCTATGCTACCAAATGTCCACTACATAGTATAGAAATAAATGGAAAAGGATTAATTA from Pseudalkalibacillus sp. SCS-8 includes the following:
- a CDS encoding glycosyltransferase family protein; amino-acid sequence: MKKLTILFITKPMQHHIERSTYYLGKELEKFSNLTYHHVDGNLPDIIRQMSIKPDFILFNDLKPDYCPWMRNVDQVKIPKGTLVHDLHYRIPRRKRMYQKDQIPHLFVQYREAFCKWFPEFVDQMIWLPHHVPAEIYRDYSFEKDIDILMMGSLIPHLYPLRLRMFQKLKLHPGFKYFDHPGYKGIPADNRYVTGPRYAQTMNRAKIFLTCDSIYKFPVLKYYEALACRTLLLASGSAELKDLGFIDKETYVEVNETDFYEKIMFYLKNESERNRIALNGMKLVQQKHTTQIRAKELLAHIQQIVKR
- a CDS encoding monovalent cation:proton antiporter family protein, which codes for MEETHSFMSLFIVVLVAFLTPIVLNKFKIQILPVIVAEIMAGLIIGKTGFDIVETDSLLKTLSTLGFIYLLFLSGLEIDFSIFSSKTKKSNKKDPSGIALPFIIFGLMMGLSYGVSWLFVWAGFIDSAFLMSLIIATISLGIVVPTLKDAGVIKSELGQTILLITVIADLATMILLGVFVSVYSPEGKNTWLLLLLFAAGLALYFIGKYFRKRSTFESLTKGTIQIDTRAVFTLIIVLVALSQKVGAESILGAFLAGALVSLLSPNPSMVQKLDSFGYGFLIPIFFVMIGVRLDLWELLSDMQVLMLMPFLLLAFMVTKVVPVLWLKKWYKVNTVLSIGILLSSKLTLVIAAAEIGERMNIVDSRMSSAIILVGVISSIVGPIFFKKVFPKTSKGEKKTMAILGANSITLPLSKKLYEDYQVSLYHLNSNKLDQHYSEDHSSIYDVHLIEAFEVEELKQKGVFETDLLLVSTHDDDVNANIAIKAKEHDIERIIVRIEDHDKAERLRNENIEVYSKFASTIMLLEAMIKSPSIMKLFTNQDNMLSEVVVNNGVHAGKPIKRLEFLGDTIIARIFRDNESIVPHGDTVLKVGDRLVVTGSKDCVERLKTHINAS
- a CDS encoding glycosyltransferase, coding for MGITKPKVSIIIPFYNCPYVDRAIESALAQTYSNCEIIVVDDGSTMHIDRVKPYTNKINYIRKENGGTATALNRGIEAASGDYFTWLSSDDLYHPEKVEKQLEFMQNLNAEICYGNYYLMNEQDVIDGKPVGVGVKSKWHFLRAMRSGCIINGCTVMARIDLLKRAGLFDETLPFTHDYDLWLRLSSYSTFHYLPEPLVYYRIHGNMGSKKNKAAINIEIHTVKRKHRDMISRLINMNAPQRQSRFFHR
- a CDS encoding penicillin-binding protein, whose protein sequence is MSLFDNECGCNKKKRASKCDGCICDQLRKLRPGTKVDAIVSGETEDTDNLIFSCLDEETCCATFIQDYGNRDVVILDCRQIQGIRIHD
- a CDS encoding ThiF family adenylyltransferase — its product is MKPLFKVIYTPIIEQEDKIQIGLEDGSLEIEDADGTIRKILHSLDGTKSITDIAAEHQVSEQEVMDMIEELDEHKLIEDADGTRIATLSDHDQERYRANINYYSNFADLQTNKYVFQERLKDSTVLVLGLGGSSMLTASLAGLGVGKIIGLDYDTVELSNLNRQFLYSEDEIGTLKTVAAGERLKKINKDIEIEVHNLKVVNASCIDELVKQADIIVNGIDQPTILSTRWVNFACVKNRKPFLQGGLGNKTILWQKFISDEGGCYDCSLIDSLRKSSEFEHQLKSVYGVSFEKRNTAYPPNVAILTGLLTNEIAKHLGGFADRTPHSSTYELDTITYQMTSITNWEKHDDCPTCGSRTPEAGEPVDLETLLTISKKEREVV
- a CDS encoding sulfotransferase domain-containing protein is translated as MDTSNQNGLPPFFMNSIPKSGTHLLKQILMGIPGMQHHPDKGIFGHFHTQPPKQLNWIRTLDHNEFANGHLYYSPEWEAFFNELNMKQIFIFRDPRDVIVSYAYFIPKLEIHPLYPTFNQPGFTHRDRLKFLIEGGDPITSTKYEQPDVNKWFTSFSDWMDRKNIFTVRFEDLTTSNVKKYQVLHKMVKFLWDDQPVPYTRPVMVGKMALNIKPESSPTFRKGKSGGWREEFDEELKQLFKEKAGQLLIDLGYEKDLDW
- the fabI gene encoding enoyl-ACP reductase FabI, with protein sequence MGLSLENRTYVIMGVANKRSIAWGIARSLSEAGARLVFTYAGDRFEKNVRDLAESLDRNDSLVIPCDVTDDEQIKDAFTRIKEEVGVIHGVAHCIAFAKVEELKGEYLNTTREGFLLAHNISSYSLTAVAKEARELMTEGGSIVTMTYLGGERVVNNYNVMGVAKASLDASVKYLANDLGKDGIRVNAISAGPIRTLAAKGVGDFNSILKDIEERAPLRRTTTTEEVGDTALFLMSDLSRGLTGEILHIDSGFHLLGR